Proteins from a single region of Geothermobacter ehrlichii:
- a CDS encoding ABC transporter permease: MRQLKLLEFALASLWRRRWKTGSILVVYILTVAALASILLLTRSLQKEAQLLLSEAPELVVQRLEAGRHALIPASTAERLRSIPGVGEVRPRVWGYYYDALTGANYTLVGVDGKTGAVRLLQGRLPREEGECAVGRGVAAIRMLEVGDDLILIDGDNLGVSLQVVGIFDAPSNLLTNDLVLMERQALAAFFNLPAGMVTDIAVEVRNPNEVDTVARKVRRLMPDSRPITRHEILRTYDAVFNWRSGMLLSIFLAALLAFVILAWDKATGLSAEEKREIGILKATGWDTADVLLLKFWEGTVVSVIAVLVGMLLAWIHVFFLGAPLLAMVIKGWSVLFPAFDLVPRVDPQQLLVLVLLTTAPYVVATVVPSWRAATLDPDTVMRG; the protein is encoded by the coding sequence ATGCGCCAGCTCAAACTTCTTGAATTCGCTCTCGCTTCCCTCTGGCGCCGCCGGTGGAAAACCGGTTCGATTCTCGTTGTCTATATCCTGACGGTGGCCGCCCTGGCCTCGATTCTGCTGCTTACCCGCTCCCTGCAAAAGGAGGCACAACTGCTGCTGAGCGAGGCCCCCGAACTGGTAGTGCAGCGTCTTGAGGCGGGTCGCCATGCCCTGATTCCAGCTTCGACAGCCGAACGTCTGCGCTCGATCCCTGGCGTGGGAGAGGTCAGGCCACGTGTCTGGGGCTACTACTACGACGCCCTGACCGGCGCCAACTACACCCTGGTCGGTGTTGACGGAAAAACCGGCGCCGTGCGGCTGCTGCAGGGACGCCTGCCACGCGAAGAGGGCGAATGCGCCGTCGGGAGGGGGGTGGCGGCAATTCGCATGCTCGAGGTCGGCGACGATCTGATTCTGATCGACGGGGACAACCTGGGAGTGAGCCTGCAGGTGGTCGGCATCTTCGATGCGCCGTCGAATCTGCTGACCAACGACCTGGTTCTCATGGAGCGCCAGGCCCTGGCCGCTTTTTTCAACCTGCCGGCGGGAATGGTGACCGACATCGCTGTCGAGGTGCGCAATCCGAACGAAGTCGACACCGTTGCGCGCAAGGTCCGGCGCCTGATGCCGGACAGCCGCCCCATCACCCGGCACGAGATTCTGCGCACCTACGATGCGGTCTTCAACTGGCGCAGCGGCATGCTGCTCTCCATCTTTCTCGCCGCGCTGCTCGCCTTCGTCATTCTCGCCTGGGACAAGGCGACCGGCCTGAGCGCCGAGGAAAAACGGGAGATCGGCATTCTGAAGGCCACCGGCTGGGACACGGCCGATGTCCTGTTGCTGAAGTTCTGGGAGGGGACGGTGGTTTCGGTGATCGCCGTGCTGGTTGGAATGCTGCTGGCCTGGATCCACGTCTTCTTTCTCGGCGCTCCGCTGCTGGCGATGGTGATCAAGGGCTGGTCGGTGCTCTTCCCCGCCTTTGACCTGGTGCCGCGCGTCGATCCGCAACAGTTACTGGTCCTGGTGCTGCTGACCACGGCACCTTACGTGGTGGCGACGGTCGTTCCCTCCTGGCGAGCGGCGACCCTTG
- a CDS encoding nitrous oxide reductase accessory protein NosL, with amino-acid sequence MRLFLLSTFLFTVLGLAPRPVLADVPSPAGPKVRCPVCGMFVAPYPTWQAVILFGDGARLDFDGPRDLFRYLQEASRQFPGRTLTEVREVWVTEYYSAQPVLATEVYFIAGSDVLGPMGQELVPVRGVKQAETFMRDHGGSRLFRFDGRELKEIERD; translated from the coding sequence ATGCGCCTGTTTCTATTATCGACCTTTCTGTTTACAGTTCTTGGCCTTGCCCCGCGGCCTGTTCTGGCGGACGTACCGTCGCCGGCCGGGCCGAAGGTGCGTTGTCCGGTCTGCGGCATGTTTGTCGCTCCCTATCCCACCTGGCAGGCGGTCATCCTGTTCGGTGATGGCGCCCGGCTCGATTTCGACGGCCCCAGGGATCTGTTTCGCTACCTGCAGGAGGCATCGCGGCAGTTCCCGGGGCGGACGCTGACCGAAGTCCGGGAAGTCTGGGTGACAGAGTATTATTCCGCGCAACCGGTTCTGGCCACCGAGGTCTATTTCATCGCGGGCAGCGACGTTCTCGGGCCCATGGGGCAGGAGCTGGTGCCGGTTCGGGGCGTGAAGCAGGCCGAGACCTTCATGCGCGATCACGGCGGCAGCAGGCTTTTCCGTTTTGACGGCCGCGAACTGAAGGAAATCGAAAGGGATTGA
- a CDS encoding desulfoferrodoxin — MAKQLEVYKCELCSNIVEVLHSGAGSMFCCGQPMTMQTENTVDAAKEKHVPVIEVGADSITVRVGSVAHPMLDDHYIVWIELLADGKAYRQYLKPGDAPEATFPVSADKVTAREYCNLHGHWSSKA, encoded by the coding sequence ATGGCGAAACAACTCGAAGTCTACAAATGCGAACTGTGCAGCAACATCGTCGAAGTCCTGCATTCCGGGGCCGGTTCCATGTTCTGCTGCGGCCAGCCCATGACCATGCAGACGGAGAACACCGTCGACGCCGCCAAGGAAAAGCACGTACCGGTTATCGAGGTCGGCGCCGACAGCATCACCGTCCGGGTTGGCAGCGTTGCCCATCCCATGCTGGACGACCATTATATCGTGTGGATCGAACTGCTCGCCGACGGCAAAGCCTACCGCCAGTATCTCAAGCCGGGTGATGCGCCGGAAGCAACCTTCCCGGTCAGCGCCGACAAGGTGACGGCACGCGAGTACTGCAATCTGCACGGGCACTGGTCCTCCAAAGCCTAG